The Gemmatimonadales bacterium genome has a window encoding:
- a CDS encoding mercuric transporter MerT family protein, whose product MIRRPFAAAGGAVAAALGSALCCAGPLVAVALGLSGAGLARTFEPLRPYFVGATALALGVGHWSLRKEERNACEPGRPCADPRTRRVMRWTVWLATIFAAVFATFPYWSRFV is encoded by the coding sequence GTGATCCGCCGCCCTTTCGCCGCGGCGGGCGGCGCCGTGGCAGCTGCATTGGGCTCGGCGCTGTGCTGCGCCGGGCCGCTGGTTGCTGTTGCCCTCGGTCTTTCGGGTGCGGGCCTGGCGCGGACCTTCGAGCCGCTGCGGCCATACTTCGTGGGCGCGACGGCGCTCGCGCTCGGCGTCGGGCACTGGAGCCTGCGCAAAGAGGAGCGCAACGCCTGCGAGCCCGGAAGGCCGTGCGCCGATCCTCGCACCCGCCGCGTGATGCGCTGGACAGTCTGGCTCGCGACGATCTTCGCGGCGGTGTTCGCCACGTTCCCTTACTGGTCGCGGTTCGTC
- a CDS encoding metal-sensitive transcriptional regulator has protein sequence MLNEPGGTVPQVCAPQVYLKPEVERRIRNRLKRLEGQVRGVERLLAAHHSCDDLLVLLGAIMQAVSGVIVELLEGHMQTCVAESVEQGQGMKALASLRGALASALRHAS, from the coding sequence GTGCTCAACGAACCCGGAGGAACGGTGCCGCAGGTTTGCGCTCCGCAAGTCTATCTGAAGCCTGAAGTCGAGCGCCGCATCAGGAATCGCCTCAAGCGCCTCGAGGGCCAGGTGCGGGGCGTGGAGCGGTTGCTCGCGGCCCACCACTCCTGCGACGACCTCCTCGTGCTGCTCGGGGCGATCATGCAGGCGGTGTCCGGCGTGATCGTCGAACTGCTCGAAGGCCACATGCAGACCTGTGTCGCCGAAAGCGTCGAGCAAGGGCAAGGTATGAAGGCGCTCGCGAGCCTTCGGGGCGCACTGGCCTCGGCCCTCAGGCACGCGTCGTGA